From Candidatus Babeliales bacterium:
TAACACTATTATTGATAATTTTGTAACAACACTCAATAGCAACCCTGTCAGTACTTTCAATGGTATTCTTGCAACCGCATGCAATGATATAAAAATAAACAATGTATTGATTAGTAACAATAGCTCTTTGGGAGTCGCGCGCTATATTAATTTTGATACTGTTCAAAAAGGATTAATTACAAATGTTTTTATTGGCAATAATAATTCAATTTCAAGTGTATGTGATGGAATCTTTTTAGATACTTCAAATGATATATCTCTTACTAATTGTGAAGTGCGGCAACTTTCGGGAGGAATAACTGCATCAGGCATGCAATATTTAGATTGTACTCGAATTACTACTAAAAATTGTACCGTTACAAACATAGAAAGTGGCAACGTCGGTGGATTTAAAAATTTTAGTGGTATCGATATCCTTTATGATTCTTGTGTATCAGTAAGTAATATTGGATTAACCAGTACATCCAGAGGATTTCAAGACGCTGTTTTAAATAATAGACCTATAAAAACAATCTTTAAAGATTGTATTGCCACTGATAATATAGCTTCAACAACAGCATATGGATTTGAGTTAATAAGTACTACTACTGGATGTATGCTTAATTGTATAGCAAAACGTAATGAAGGTGGTGATACTGGACGTGGTATATATTTAACAGATTGTTTTAATTGTATTGTGGAAAAAAATATAGTGAGCGGCAATATCGGCGCTACTGCAAGTATTGGTCTTGAAGTAATCAGTCCAACAGGAGCACCATTAACCAATCTCTTATTTGCCAACCAATCGCAAGATCATGTATCCAATTATATTATAATCCCTGGTACTATTTTACGCGTACTGTATACCAAATCAACGGCAGCATTAAGCGCAATACCAACCGTACTAGATAATATTGATATTTCATAAAGAATAATATTTTTAAAAAAGCAAAAAGAGCAAAGCAGAAAAAAACCTACTTTGCTCTTTTTTCACAAACTCTGAAAGGAAAAAATGAACCATAAAAATATAATTAGCATTTTATTCAAAAGTTATTTTTTACTATGTTATCCATTACTTCTTCAAGCAAATCCAATTCCCTCTGGTAGCGGGATGAGTGTTGTAGCACCCGCTACCATTTCTCAACCGGGTAATTATAGGCTTGCCAATGATATAGTAGGTACAGTAACTATTGATGCCGATAATGTAGATTTTTGCTTAGAAAATCATGTGATTTCTGGCGGATTTAATAATATTGAAGTATTGCCAGAACATGAAAATGTTTTTATTCATAATGGAGTAATCCAAGAGGCAACTAATCGAGGAATATTTATCAATACATGTACTAATATCACTATTGCAAATATTGATTTTATACAAAACTTTACTGTAATTGATGCACAAACCACTGTTTGTATTTTCATTGAAAATTGTTCATTCAGAAATAACACTGATCAATCAATTTTATATTCTAACATCACTAATAGTAAAATAAACAATTGTAACTTTGAGTTTAATAATTCATCATTTATTATCGATATTTCAAATTCTGTCGATACTAATTTATCCGCATTAAACATTAACAGCAACACAACAACCGCAGGATTTATCGGTGTAAGATTTCTCAATTCATCCAATTGTAATATTTTTATGAGTAATATTAATCACAATTCATCTATCGATTCACTAGATGGCATTCAAATCAATACTTGTAATTCATGCCAAATAAATTCAACAAATATCAATAACAATCTTGTCAATAACCCGTCAATAGGCGTTGGTCCGTTTAGGGGAATTAATATTCTTTCGTCAAATCAATGCTTAGCTAAAGAAAATGCTATAATAAATAATAACAGCACAATGGGCACAGTTTCATGTATTAATCTTGATAGTAGCAATGAATGTTTCATTGATAATAATTTTATATCTAGCAATAATGGAGGATTTGGTGGAGCTGGCATTAATCAAACTGGAAGCAGTACAAATAATATCTATTTTCGTAATATAGTACAAGATACCGGTGCTACAAATTTTAGCAGCTCAGTAGGCCCTATCGCTCTATATGACCCAACTACATTCACCTTAACAACGAGTCAGGATGTTTGTATTGATAATATTTCGGTCACCAGTCCATAACTTTTAATTAAATGGAGCTGTTTTTAAAGCAGCTCCATTTTTGAGATTATGAAATACAATTTATCACTTTTTATTTTTCGCAGAGATTTACGAATAACTGATAACATCGGGTTACAGCAATCAATAAACCGATCAAAAAAAATTATTCCATGTTTTATTTTTGATCCAAGACAAATCACCAATCAAAATGAATACAAAAGCTCTAATGCTCTACAATTTATGATTGAATCATTACAAGATCTAGAAAAACAGTTAAAAAAAGAAAAAGGAAAACTATATCTTTTTTATGGAATTGCGCACGAAATTGTAGAAAGATTATTAAAAGAAAAAAAAATTGATGCGGTTTTTTGTAACATGGATTATACACCATTTAGCCTTAAGCGTGACATAATGATTCAAAAAGTATGTTTAAAATATAATAGCGCATTCCATCAATTTCATGATTCTTTATTAACCGAACCTGGAGAAATACTTACTACACAAGAAACACCATATCAAAAATTTACACCCTTCTTTAAAAAAGCTTCTAAAAAAAATATTCCTGAGCCGCAAAAAATTTCCGCTGCCAATTTTTATATCAAATCAATTGAAAAAGCAGAATCAATAACGATATATGAAAAAATATTAAAAAACAAAAATAAAAATATTCTCATGCATGGTGGAAGAGCTGAAGGGCTCAAAATTTTAAAGAAACTAAAAAACTTCAAAAATTATGCAAAAGAACGTAACTTTCCTGCCATTCCAACTACTCATTTATCCGCGCACAATAAATTCGGCACGGTTTCAATTCGAGAAGTGTATCATGCCATAAAAAAACAACTCAACTCAAATCATTTACTCATTCAACAATTATTTTGGCGCGATTTCTTTACACATGTCGCCTATTACTCCCCTTTTGTTTTTGGACAAGCCTTTCATGAACGCTATAACAATTTGAAATGGAAAAATAACAAAAAAGATTTTGCAGCATGGAAAGCAGGAAAAACAGGATTTCCTATTGTGGATGCCGGCATGCGTCAATTAAATAAAACAGGATTTATGCATAATCGCACACGCATGCTTGTTGCTTCATTTTTAACAAAAGATTTACATATCGATTGGCTTTGGGGAGAAAAATATTTTGCAAAACAATTAGTAGATTATGATCCAGCAGTAAATAATGGTAATTGGCAATGGTGCGCTTCAACTGGTTGTGATGCGCAACCATATTTCCGTATATTCAATCCATGGACGCAGCAAAAAAAATATGATCCTGATGCAAAGTATATCAAGCAATGGATACCAGAATTAAAAAATATTGATGTTAAAACTATTCATCAGCTATATAAAAAAAATATTTTCGTAAAAAATTATCCAAAACCCATAGTTAATCATGATGAAGAACAAAAATTAGCAAAAGAGCTTTATAAAAAGGCGAAATAAAAATGAAACATTCAACAGAAGCTACTATTATTTTTCCTCACCAGTTATTTGAGCGACATGAAGCATTAGACAAAAAACGTGTTGTCTATTTAATTGAAGCGCCACGCTATTTTATCGATTTTAAATTTCATAAAAAGAAAATCACTTTTCATCGCGCTAGCATGCAGGCATACAAAGATTATTTAACTAAAAAGAAATTTAAAGTTGCATACATACCATTTAATCAATATCAAAAATTTTTTACATTATTAAACGATTTACCAATTGAAAAAATACATTATATCGATCCCGTGGATATTCCTTTTGAAAAAGAATTTCTGAAAATATTACCCAAAAAAATTGCACATCAAAAGCATGCAACTACCAGCTTTTTAACTCCAGATGATTGGCTTGAAAAACAACTGAAAAATAAAAAAAATTTCTTGATGCATTCATTTTACATCAAGCAACGCAAACGCATGAATATTTTACTTACGAAGGACAAAAAACCGGTCGGTGGCAAATGGAGTTTTGACAAAGAAAATCGAGAAACACTTGATGATGAAATAAAAATTCCAAAAATTTGGAAGCCAAAAGCAACTAAATACGTAAAAAAAGCAACACAATATGTTGACGATCATTTTGCAAAAAACCCGGGATCTACTAAAAATTTTTTTTATCCAGTCACTTTTTCTGATGCTCAAAAATGGTTTAATGATTTTTTAAAAAAAAGATTTAACAATTTTGGACCCTATGAAGATGCAATTGCCAAAGATGAATTGATTCTTTTTCATTCCGTTTTATCTCCTTTGCTCAATAGTGGCTTATTATTGCCCGAAAATATTGTTAAAAAAACTCTTGATTATGCTGATAAAAATGATATTCCAATAAATTCTTTAGAAGGTTTTATCAGACAAATTATTGGATGGCGAGAATTTGTTCGTGGCGTATATCTTTTTGCAGAAAAAAGACAACGAAAATCTAATTTTTTTGAACATAAAAAAAAATTACCAAAATCATTTTGGAAAGCATCGATCGATATCAAGCCAATTGATATAACTATTCAAAAAGTTCTTGAACATGCTTATGTACACCATATCGAGCGATTAATGGTACTTGGCAACTTTATGTTACTCTGTCAATTTGATCCTGAC
This genomic window contains:
- a CDS encoding right-handed parallel beta-helix repeat-containing protein encodes the protein IEIDIFDTQTILCDKFFQTWTILDNLTVTTTVDFSEVFTVLDEILDCCRSTFTVLDEIEIDIFDTQTILCDKFFQTWTILDNLIVTATTDLSEVFTVLACITDIPITEPTTITAPGSYCLVNDITGAGDLITIDADRVFLNLNEKQISGGTNNIALAAGHSDIVIRNGILDSPVDTNITMADATNITMNNIDFIGGVTSVFIETSTSINVNNCSFRTASASSFAAVDSDSITLEKIQSHANIATTGNLSIFAFTRVNNTIIDNFVTTLNSNPVSTFNGILATACNDIKINNVLISNNSSLGVARYINFDTVQKGLITNVFIGNNNSISSVCDGIFLDTSNDISLTNCEVRQLSGGITASGMQYLDCTRITTKNCTVTNIESGNVGGFKNFSGIDILYDSCVSVSNIGLTSTSRGFQDAVLNNRPIKTIFKDCIATDNIASTTAYGFELISTTTGCMLNCIAKRNEGGDTGRGIYLTDCFNCIVEKNIVSGNIGATASIGLEVISPTGAPLTNLLFANQSQDHVSNYIIIPGTILRVLYTKSTAALSAIPTVLDNIDIS
- a CDS encoding deoxyribodipyrimidine photo-lyase — its product is MKYNLSLFIFRRDLRITDNIGLQQSINRSKKIIPCFIFDPRQITNQNEYKSSNALQFMIESLQDLEKQLKKEKGKLYLFYGIAHEIVERLLKEKKIDAVFCNMDYTPFSLKRDIMIQKVCLKYNSAFHQFHDSLLTEPGEILTTQETPYQKFTPFFKKASKKNIPEPQKISAANFYIKSIEKAESITIYEKILKNKNKNILMHGGRAEGLKILKKLKNFKNYAKERNFPAIPTTHLSAHNKFGTVSIREVYHAIKKQLNSNHLLIQQLFWRDFFTHVAYYSPFVFGQAFHERYNNLKWKNNKKDFAAWKAGKTGFPIVDAGMRQLNKTGFMHNRTRMLVASFLTKDLHIDWLWGEKYFAKQLVDYDPAVNNGNWQWCASTGCDAQPYFRIFNPWTQQKKYDPDAKYIKQWIPELKNIDVKTIHQLYKKNIFVKNYPKPIVNHDEEQKLAKELYKKAK
- a CDS encoding cryptochrome/photolyase family protein, translating into MKHSTEATIIFPHQLFERHEALDKKRVVYLIEAPRYFIDFKFHKKKITFHRASMQAYKDYLTKKKFKVAYIPFNQYQKFFTLLNDLPIEKIHYIDPVDIPFEKEFLKILPKKIAHQKHATTSFLTPDDWLEKQLKNKKNFLMHSFYIKQRKRMNILLTKDKKPVGGKWSFDKENRETLDDEIKIPKIWKPKATKYVKKATQYVDDHFAKNPGSTKNFFYPVTFSDAQKWFNDFLKKRFNNFGPYEDAIAKDELILFHSVLSPLLNSGLLLPENIVKKTLDYADKNDIPINSLEGFIRQIIGWREFVRGVYLFAEKRQRKSNFFEHKKKLPKSFWKASIDIKPIDITIQKVLEHAYVHHIERLMVLGNFMLLCQFDPDDIYTWFMELFIDAYDWVMVPNVYSMSQYADGGLMTTKPYISSSNYVLKMSDYKSNKWTDIWDALYWHFLEKHKNKLSKNPRTKIMYYHLNKMSAKKKKQYLNTAAKFLKKM